A window of Vibrio gazogenes genomic DNA:
GCTTTTTTTAGCAAAAGCGGCGGAAAGCTTGTTAGTCAAAGTCGAAATTGGCGATGTTGTGGCGTTTATCGAGTATCAACATAACCTCATCATCGTGCAAATTTTACAGCGCGAAGGTGACCGGAAAACCACCATACAGAGTCACAATGATGTGTGTTGGATTGCGCCGAAGATGTCATTTCAAACGCAGGATGAGCTCGAACTACTCGCCTTAAATCGTATCTCGATTACGGCGGATCACCTTATGCAAAGTGCCCAGGGAACGTCCATTCAGCAAGCGCAGAAGATGATATTAAGCGCTCAGTCGGTGTCAGCTAGCGCGGACGATGTGATGAACCTAACGGCAAAGCAGCACATGTTGATCGCAGAAGAAGAAGTCCGTATCGATGGTGAGCGCATCAATATGGGTTAGCTATTCCAACAGTGAATTTAAGACGATAAGGTAAGAGTATGTTTGCCAATACACAAAATACCGCGATGCATATGGGAATGCCAGATGTTTGTAAAACTCAGGTCGCTTTAGCGGTCGTACCGATTCCGTATCCCAATATTGCGATGACGGACATGGCTGTCCCTAATGTGGATAATGTGCTGATCGAAGTCATGCCTGTTCACAATTTGATGACGATGGTTGAAATGTCAAATGGTGATGAAGCAGGCATTGAAATGGGAATTGTATCAAGCTTGATTATGGGGCCAGTGAAGCATGAATTGGGGAGTTTGAAAGTCATTTTTATGGCAGCGCCAGCGACAACGATGACAGCAGTGACTGGCCAGAATGGGACCGA
This region includes:
- a CDS encoding DUF3540 domain-containing protein, which encodes MNHLLKLPKSAKPKPMPESYIGRVTGVEEGQNTWRIDQLFLAKAAESLLVKVEIGDVVAFIEYQHNLIIVQILQREGDRKTTIQSHNDVCWIAPKMSFQTQDELELLALNRISITADHLMQSAQGTSIQQAQKMILSAQSVSASADDVMNLTAKQHMLIAEEEVRIDGERINMG
- a CDS encoding DUF4150 domain-containing protein, whose amino-acid sequence is MFANTQNTAMHMGMPDVCKTQVALAVVPIPYPNIAMTDMAVPNVDNVLIEVMPVHNLMTMVEMSNGDEAGIEMGIVSSLIMGPVKHELGSLKVIFMAAPATTMTAVTGQNGTEPNAPGLTLTPSQVKVIING